A segment of the Populus alba chromosome 9, ASM523922v2, whole genome shotgun sequence genome:
attgatatgcaaaataacataagatatattcaaataatttttttttatataaaaaaacccgaCCCACATATCCATCACCAgcccattttattttaaatctacCTTTAGCAAATAGTTTTCGGCCAACCAAAATCCAACACAACAAATCGCTCCCGTTCTTGAATATCATCGTCTCACTCGCAACACCTCCACACTCACAGGAGCGATGGTGAGGACATCATCAACTACCCTGTACAGCAGTGCTACTAATACCAGGTTTCCAAACCCATCTCTAAATTTACAATTCTGCCACAATGCCACCAAAATCCTCTCTCTAAAAAACCCACTTCCTCTCATCAATAAACACCCATCTCTCCAATAttcccatcatcatcatcagaaaAAATGCACAAGCGGTGCTATCAATTTCAGGCCCTTAGTGATCaaagcatcatcatcatcaatggcTTCTTCAACAAAGATCAAACCTTTCTCTGTTCTCTTTGTGTGTTTAGGCAACATTTGTAGGAGTCCAGCTGCTGAGGGTGTGTTTACTGATATTGTTAAAAAGAGAGGACTTGATTCTGAGTTCAAGATTGACTCTGCTGGCACCATTGATTACCATGAGGTACACATATGTTTCTAAAATTCTGTTGCTTTGATTGTAGAGAAAGGATGAAAAATAGCAACATAGTTGTTTTCGTGGTTAATAAAGGGTAATCCAGCTGACCCAAGAATGAGGGCAGCTTCTAAAAGGCGTGGGGTTGAGATAACTTCCATATCAAGGCCGATTCGGCCATCTGATTTTAGAGATTTTGATATCATTCTTGCTATGGACAAGCAAAATAGAGGTACAAAAAAAATGCCCCCCCCCCACATTTATTAgctttctttaattcttttgatGATATATTGTTATGTTTGAATTGGGCTTTGTGCAGAGGATATAATGGAAGCTTTTAATAGATGGAAATTTAGAGAGACACTTCCTGATGATGCACACAAGAAGGTTAGTGAAAGACTTATAGGGCTTTGGTATGAATTTTAGCATAAAGGTTGTTTTGTCAAGTCTCATATGTTTCTCTCGTTTTCTCAGGTTAAGTTAATGTGTTCTTTTTGTAAGAAACATGAAGAAACTGAAGTCCCGGATCCTTACTATGGTGGACCGCAGGGTTTTGAGAAGGTAATGCATGAGCATGTTGAGTTAAATGGTCAGAGCTCGTATTGAAAATTTGTGAAATCTTGGTAAAGCATTCAATACCAGGACTTAAGTTGCTTGattgttttcttcattaaaCTGCATTTAGAACAATATGTCATGTGATtgaattagtttattttaaagacATGAACTGAGATTTACTTCAATATAGATGCTGCCGCTTAAAGAGAGAGCTAAGGTATACAGGCTT
Coding sequences within it:
- the LOC118045495 gene encoding uncharacterized protein, coding for MVRTSSTTLYSSATNTRFPNPSLNLQFCHNATKILSLKNPLPLINKHPSLQYSHHHHQKKCTSGAINFRPLVIKASSSSMASSTKIKPFSVLFVCLGNICRSPAAEGVFTDIVKKRGLDSEFKIDSAGTIDYHEGNPADPRMRAASKRRGVEITSISRPIRPSDFRDFDIILAMDKQNREDIMEAFNRWKFRETLPDDAHKKVKLMCSFCKKHEETEVPDPYYGGPQGFEKVLDLLEDACESLLDNILAEKN